One window of the Archangium primigenium genome contains the following:
- a CDS encoding serine/threonine protein kinase, whose amino-acid sequence MRDEMGGQGRRSALPLEPGARVAGFVIEGPLALGGMGFVFRARRDGRLFALKLLPMTPRNERELEALRRLHHPNVVGFRGWAQWPDEAPRFHVLALEFVEGRPLEVWAAEENPSALELVHRFLLPFTLTLARVHDAGVVHRDVKEANILMREGDGQPVLVDFGAAWLPDAPRMTPRLPPGTPEYRSPEALRLAREWTGEPLPMSPREDLWALGVTLYGLLTRELPFGDREGPLTQAILFREPDAPHLLNLRVPPVLSEVCLRLLAKQPEARFPDARALAHALTEAFSRADRSWREPLFPPSPPAVPEGGPDARPRRRRVPRSGALLLGLGVALLPGNPRPTSPGPHPPRQAMSRQEVAPGRMTGEVAPGAIPRTSTPPAPAAVAASGKDTEMMTSKKSRSVARAAVLAGVACVGPGCAGSPLRKHLPPEECPAGSEATLDRLGLAVGMGWPAYLKDTDPASREPFAVEEGPIAFQTGGQWVKLKNDSVITGRLLFGKDRVYARITRVHLETGEVLPICLDIVSDEGPVGLLMQKGSTPRRALVINTPWVRVVSRFKSP is encoded by the coding sequence ATGCGGGACGAGATGGGTGGTCAGGGGCGCCGGAGCGCGCTCCCGTTGGAGCCGGGCGCCCGGGTGGCGGGCTTCGTCATCGAGGGGCCCCTGGCGCTGGGCGGCATGGGCTTCGTGTTCCGCGCGAGGCGGGACGGACGGCTGTTCGCCCTCAAGCTGTTGCCGATGACGCCGCGCAACGAGCGGGAGCTGGAGGCGCTGCGGCGCCTGCACCACCCGAACGTGGTGGGCTTCCGGGGCTGGGCGCAGTGGCCGGACGAGGCGCCGCGCTTCCACGTGCTGGCCCTGGAGTTCGTGGAGGGCCGGCCCCTGGAGGTGTGGGCGGCGGAGGAGAACCCCTCGGCGCTGGAGCTGGTGCACCGCTTCCTCTTGCCCTTCACGCTGACGCTGGCGCGGGTGCATGACGCGGGGGTGGTGCACCGGGACGTGAAGGAGGCCAACATCCTCATGCGCGAGGGGGATGGGCAGCCGGTGCTGGTGGACTTCGGGGCGGCCTGGCTGCCGGACGCGCCCCGGATGACGCCCCGGCTGCCGCCGGGCACGCCGGAGTACCGCAGCCCCGAGGCGCTTCGCCTCGCGCGGGAGTGGACCGGCGAGCCCCTGCCGATGAGTCCCCGCGAGGACCTGTGGGCCCTGGGGGTGACGCTCTACGGCCTGCTCACGCGCGAATTGCCCTTCGGCGACCGCGAGGGCCCGCTCACCCAGGCCATCCTCTTCCGGGAGCCGGACGCCCCACACCTGCTCAACCTCCGGGTGCCGCCCGTGCTGAGCGAGGTGTGCCTGCGCCTCCTGGCGAAGCAGCCCGAGGCGCGCTTCCCGGACGCCCGGGCGCTCGCCCACGCCCTGACCGAGGCGTTCAGCCGGGCCGATCGCTCCTGGCGCGAGCCGCTCTTTCCCCCCAGTCCCCCGGCGGTGCCGGAGGGGGGGCCGGACGCCCGCCCGCGACGGCGGCGGGTGCCGCGATCCGGGGCCCTGCTGCTCGGGCTGGGGGTGGCGCTGCTGCCGGGCAACCCACGTCCCACGTCGCCTGGGCCTCACCCGCCGCGTCAGGCCATGTCCCGCCAGGAAGTGGCTCCCGGGCGGATGACGGGAGAAGTTGCCCCCGGCGCGATACCTCGGACGTCGACTCCTCCCGCGCCCGCCGCCGTGGCGGCGTCTGGAAAGGACACCGAGATGATGACCTCCAAGAAGAGCCGTTCCGTGGCCCGGGCCGCGGTGTTGGCGGGCGTGGCCTGTGTGGGACCGGGCTGCGCGGGCTCGCCGCTGCGCAAGCACCTGCCCCCCGAGGAGTGCCCCGCCGGCTCGGAGGCCACCCTGGATCGCCTGGGTCTGGCCGTGGGCATGGGCTGGCCCGCCTACCTCAAGGATACGGACCCCGCTTCCCGCGAGCCCTTCGCCGTGGAGGAGGGCCCCATCGCGTTCCAGACGGGAGGTCAGTGGGTCAAGCTGAAGAACGATTCCGTCATCACGGGGAGACTCCTGTTCGGGAAGGATCGGGTCTACGCCCGCATCACCCGGGTGCACCTGGAGACCGGGGAGGTTCTGCCCATCTGCCTGGACATCGTGTCGGATGAAGGCCCCGTGGGGCTCTTGATGCAAAAGGGGAGCACGCCGCGCCGGGCGCTCGTCATCAACACGCCGTGGGTCCGGGTCGTGTCGCGCTTCAAGTCGCCTTGA
- a CDS encoding TIGR02265 family protein, whose amino-acid sequence MHEPPPAEPPSPGLEKLLSLISPTDTCRGMFFNGVLDAARVLGGDELWTMCFRVVGERKFVDFLSYPVTGFIRAVFLASETLGPTMGGVAYVMHELGRRGTNDFLCSTVGKTMLALAGTDPFRLLAAVPSGCRVSLSYGERSVERVGEHHARMLARRDFLPLHYNEGLITAALEQSSARRIQVQGFRRTLLDVDYDVRWS is encoded by the coding sequence GTGCATGAGCCGCCCCCCGCCGAGCCTCCTTCTCCTGGTCTGGAGAAGCTGCTGTCGCTGATCAGCCCCACGGACACCTGCCGCGGCATGTTCTTCAACGGGGTGCTGGATGCCGCGCGGGTCCTCGGGGGGGATGAACTCTGGACGATGTGCTTTCGGGTCGTGGGCGAGCGCAAGTTCGTGGACTTCCTGAGCTACCCGGTGACGGGCTTCATCCGGGCCGTCTTCCTGGCCTCGGAGACGCTGGGGCCCACCATGGGCGGCGTGGCGTACGTCATGCACGAACTGGGACGCCGGGGGACGAACGACTTCCTGTGCTCCACCGTGGGCAAGACGATGCTGGCGCTGGCGGGGACGGACCCCTTCCGGCTGCTGGCGGCCGTGCCGAGTGGCTGCCGGGTCTCGCTGAGCTATGGCGAGCGTTCGGTCGAGCGGGTAGGCGAGCACCACGCCCGCATGCTGGCCCGGCGGGACTTCCTGCCCCTGCACTACAACGAAGGCCTCATCACCGCGGCCCTGGAGCAGTCCTCGGCCCGGCGGATCCAGGTCCAGGGCTTCCGGCGCACCCTGCTCGACGTGGACTACGACGTGCGCTGGTCGTGA